Proteins from a single region of Phycisphaeraceae bacterium D3-23:
- a CDS encoding HAD-IA family hydrolase: MPEPDIQLVVFDLGGVLIRLAPSWRDAFTHAGLPYPKQLDAPETTVALEKLVEIEEVGGFGKLGFFDKAGELLGIESGDLIRAADAYLRGPFPGIPELLDVLMASPIPTACLSNTNHNHWKDLANPDHPNGLPLLDLDHPVASQLVGHRKPNPGIYQHLEESTGIQAQNILFFDDRQDNIDAANDRGWNTHRVTHPTDTAPEIRAVLARHNIQVESQT, from the coding sequence ATGCCTGAACCCGACATCCAACTCGTGGTCTTCGACCTCGGCGGCGTCCTCATCCGCCTCGCACCCAGCTGGCGCGACGCGTTCACACACGCTGGCCTGCCCTACCCCAAACAGCTCGACGCCCCCGAGACCACAGTCGCACTGGAGAAACTCGTCGAAATCGAAGAGGTCGGCGGTTTCGGTAAACTCGGATTCTTCGACAAAGCCGGCGAGTTACTCGGCATCGAATCGGGCGACCTCATCCGCGCGGCCGACGCCTACCTCCGCGGACCCTTCCCGGGGATCCCCGAACTCCTCGACGTACTCATGGCCAGCCCGATACCGACCGCCTGCCTCTCCAACACCAACCACAACCACTGGAAAGACCTCGCCAACCCCGACCACCCCAACGGGCTCCCGCTGCTCGACCTCGACCACCCCGTCGCCAGCCAGCTCGTCGGCCATCGCAAACCCAACCCCGGCATCTACCAGCACCTAGAAGAAAGCACCGGCATACAAGCCCAGAACATCCTCTTCTTCGACGACCGCCAGGACAACATCGACGCCGCCAACGATCGCGGCTGGAACACCCACCGCGTGACCCACCCCACCGACACGGCCCCCGAGATCCGCGCCGTCCTCGCACGCCACAACATTCAAGTCGAATCCCAAACCTGA
- a CDS encoding glutamate-5-semialdehyde dehydrogenase: MTPTTQETAPKPGLADTCSTLADRAADASRALAASSSAGRSRALRSIAKALRDATADIQQANAKDLNAGKTAGLSGALLDRLTLDADALVALAHAVDSIADQPDPLGQVVEGRVLDNGIALEKRRVPIGVVLMIYESRPNVTSDAAALCLRSGNAVILRGGKEAMHSNRAIAAAIATGLEHAGLDPSCVQLVQTTDRAAVDELLKMDARIDLCIPRGGPGLIKAVTEQARIPVLKHDAGNCHIYIDARCDPQMAIDIVLNAKTQRPGVCNAVETLLVHADAASNGTLHRVCETLTQAGVEIRGDARTQAEFADAKTATDADWAAEFLGLTLAVRVVDSLDQAAQHINYYGSKHTEAILTDDYDAAERFTKLIDAANVFVNCSTRFADGGQYGLGAEIGISTNKLHARGPVGAQDLTTTQWIARGSGQVRT; encoded by the coding sequence GTGACACCCACCACACAAGAAACAGCACCCAAGCCCGGCCTCGCGGACACATGCAGCACGCTCGCCGACCGCGCGGCCGACGCATCACGAGCCCTCGCCGCGTCCTCCAGCGCAGGCCGGAGCCGTGCGCTGCGCTCGATCGCCAAGGCCTTGCGAGACGCAACCGCAGACATCCAACAAGCCAACGCCAAAGACCTCAACGCAGGCAAAACCGCCGGGCTTAGTGGCGCGTTACTCGACCGCCTCACGCTCGACGCCGACGCGCTCGTAGCCCTCGCCCACGCCGTCGATAGCATCGCCGACCAGCCCGACCCGCTGGGCCAGGTCGTCGAGGGGCGGGTGCTGGACAACGGCATCGCGCTGGAAAAACGCCGCGTCCCGATCGGCGTGGTCCTCATGATCTACGAGTCCAGGCCCAACGTCACCAGCGACGCCGCCGCCCTGTGCCTCCGCTCGGGCAACGCCGTCATCCTCCGCGGCGGCAAGGAAGCAATGCACTCCAACCGCGCGATCGCGGCCGCCATCGCCACGGGCCTCGAACACGCCGGGCTCGACCCCAGCTGCGTCCAACTCGTTCAAACAACCGACCGCGCGGCCGTCGACGAACTGCTCAAGATGGATGCCCGGATCGACCTCTGCATCCCGCGCGGCGGGCCGGGCCTGATCAAAGCCGTCACCGAGCAGGCCCGCATCCCCGTCCTCAAGCACGACGCGGGCAACTGCCACATCTATATCGATGCGCGCTGCGACCCGCAGATGGCGATCGACATCGTGCTCAACGCCAAGACCCAGCGGCCCGGCGTGTGCAACGCCGTCGAGACCCTCCTCGTCCACGCCGACGCCGCCTCGAACGGCACGCTCCATCGCGTCTGCGAAACGCTCACGCAGGCCGGCGTCGAAATCCGCGGCGACGCCCGCACCCAGGCCGAGTTCGCCGACGCCAAAACCGCGACCGACGCCGACTGGGCGGCCGAGTTCCTGGGCCTCACCCTCGCCGTCCGCGTCGTCGATTCGCTCGACCAGGCCGCGCAGCACATCAACTACTACGGCAGCAAACACACCGAAGCGATCCTCACCGACGACTACGACGCCGCCGAGCGTTTTACAAAACTGATCGACGCCGCCAACGTCTTTGTCAACTGCTCCACCCGCTTCGCCGACGGGGGTCAGTACGGCCTGGGCGCCGAGATCGGCATCTCCACCAACAAACTCCACGCCCGCGGCCCCGTCGGCGCCCAAGACCTCACCACCACCCAGTGGATCGCGCGCGGCAGCGGGCAGGTCCGCACCTGA
- the cdaA gene encoding diadenylate cyclase CdaA, whose protein sequence is MDLGYQPILERLHGYFTTQPWQVLFELAVIWVVVYLIVRFLKGTRGARVVWGVALIMIMGTLVLRLFGGGDNTLERLNFLYSNFLAFISLVLVIVFQPELRRALVRIGEAGLFRQSGLRKARVVEEIVASIDYLARNKIGGLIAIERQSGLKGIVEAGTHLDCEVNRQILNTIFWPGSALHDMGVVIRGDRLVAAGVQFPLAEGDDVSQELGSRHRSAIGLSHEADALVIVVSEETGTISIAERGELTRGLTPSDLRKRLAKGMTKVEIEVREEPPEKPQTEAAPAKPAEEGPAENLKGKAG, encoded by the coding sequence GTGGACCTCGGCTATCAACCCATCCTGGAACGCCTGCACGGCTACTTCACCACCCAGCCGTGGCAGGTGCTGTTCGAGCTCGCCGTCATCTGGGTCGTCGTCTATCTCATCGTCCGCTTCCTCAAAGGCACACGCGGCGCACGCGTCGTCTGGGGCGTCGCCCTCATCATGATCATGGGCACCCTCGTCCTCCGGCTCTTCGGCGGCGGGGACAACACGCTCGAACGACTCAACTTCCTCTACTCCAACTTCCTCGCGTTTATCTCGCTCGTGCTGGTCATCGTCTTCCAGCCCGAGCTGCGCCGCGCGCTCGTCCGCATCGGTGAGGCCGGGCTCTTTCGCCAGTCCGGCCTGCGCAAGGCCCGCGTGGTCGAAGAGATCGTCGCGTCCATCGACTACCTCGCCCGCAACAAGATCGGCGGGCTCATCGCCATCGAACGCCAGAGCGGGCTCAAGGGCATCGTCGAGGCCGGCACGCACCTCGACTGCGAAGTCAACCGCCAGATCCTCAACACGATCTTCTGGCCCGGGTCCGCGCTGCACGATATGGGCGTCGTCATCCGCGGCGACCGGCTCGTCGCCGCGGGCGTGCAGTTCCCCCTGGCCGAGGGCGACGACGTCTCGCAGGAGCTGGGCTCGCGCCACCGCTCGGCCATCGGGCTCAGCCACGAGGCCGACGCATTGGTCATCGTCGTCAGCGAAGAGACCGGCACGATCAGCATCGCCGAACGCGGCGAGCTCACCCGCGGGCTCACCCCCAGCGACCTGCGTAAACGCCTGGCCAAAGGCATGACCAAGGTCGAGATCGAGGTCCGCGAAGAGCCTCCCGAAAAACCACAAACCGAGGCCGCCCCCGCCAAGCCCGCCGAAGAGGGCCCCGCCGAAAACCTCAAAGGCAAAGCCGGCTAA
- a CDS encoding MoxR family ATPase gives MQRLARLRANIQTCFLGNEHATDKLIACLLARGHVLIEDVPGVGKTTLASALARSLDVTLARVQLTPDMLPADVLGVTVWDQQKSEFIFKPGPIFANVVLADEINRTTPRTQSALLEAMAEGQVSIDGLTRKLIDPFFVIATQNPHEFEGTYFLPESQLDRFLMRINLGYPKREDEERILTHDPTRTALANVKPVMSSEELVELQQHVQQVAVDPTLIGYIVTLAAATRENEHLQVGVSPRGSLALSAVAKATAVLQGRDYVVPDDITSNVVDVFAHRCISDTYLHDADARTIPNVIQDILESVPSPV, from the coding sequence ATGCAACGACTCGCACGCCTCCGGGCGAACATCCAGACGTGCTTCCTGGGCAACGAACACGCGACCGACAAGCTGATCGCGTGCCTGCTGGCGCGTGGGCATGTGCTGATCGAGGACGTGCCGGGCGTGGGCAAGACGACGCTGGCCTCCGCGCTGGCGCGGTCGCTGGACGTGACGCTCGCGCGGGTGCAGCTCACCCCCGACATGCTGCCCGCGGATGTACTGGGCGTCACGGTCTGGGACCAGCAAAAGAGCGAGTTCATCTTCAAGCCCGGGCCGATCTTCGCCAACGTCGTCCTCGCCGACGAGATCAACCGCACGACCCCGCGGACGCAGTCGGCGTTGCTGGAGGCCATGGCCGAGGGCCAGGTCTCGATCGACGGGCTGACGCGCAAGCTGATCGACCCGTTCTTCGTCATCGCCACGCAGAACCCGCACGAGTTCGAGGGCACGTACTTCCTCCCCGAGTCGCAGCTCGACCGCTTCCTGATGCGCATCAACCTCGGCTACCCCAAGCGCGAAGACGAAGAACGCATCCTCACACACGACCCGACCCGCACCGCGCTGGCGAACGTCAAGCCCGTCATGTCTTCGGAGGAGCTGGTCGAGTTGCAACAGCACGTCCAGCAGGTCGCCGTGGACCCGACGCTAATCGGCTACATCGTCACGCTCGCCGCCGCGACGCGCGAGAACGAGCACCTGCAGGTCGGCGTCTCGCCGCGCGGGTCGCTGGCGCTGTCGGCCGTCGCGAAGGCCACCGCCGTGCTCCAGGGTCGAGACTACGTCGTGCCCGACGACATCACGTCCAACGTCGTCGACGTCTTCGCCCACCGCTGCATCTCCGATACGTATCTGCACGACGCCGACGCCCGGACGATCCCCAACGTGATCCAGGACATCCTCGAGTCCGTCCCCAGCCCCGTTTAG
- a CDS encoding NAD-dependent epimerase/dehydratase family protein, translated as MPWFSPSRRRFLQSTLATTAALAAASVALAQDGGAPAPDDEPEAEPADTPLRLLILGGTGFLGPHQVRYAQQRGHTVTLFNRGRTNPHLFPGVEKLVGDRNDDLAALENREFDAVIDNSANIPRWVRQSCDILQGNIGSYQYVSSISAYAAHDTPGMDEDSPVGTLDDPTLERVTGATYGPLKAYCELAARDAYPDTHIVVRPGLIVGPGDPTGRFTYWPVRIDRGGETIAPGHPDDPVQFIDARDLARFQVKLAEDGATGTYNATGPNTALSVAEMLYGIRAVTTSDVDFTWVDADFLAQHNVSPWGNLPVWVPPTDGMAGFGSISIQRAIDAGLRSRPLADVASDTLAWFKQLPEEHQRLRGTLTEQREQEVLAAWHAR; from the coding sequence ATGCCTTGGTTCTCCCCCTCGCGCCGTAGGTTCCTCCAATCCACACTCGCCACTACCGCCGCCCTCGCCGCCGCATCCGTCGCGCTGGCGCAGGACGGCGGCGCACCCGCGCCCGACGATGAGCCCGAGGCCGAGCCCGCCGACACCCCGCTCCGCCTGCTCATCCTCGGCGGCACCGGCTTCCTCGGCCCCCACCAGGTCCGCTACGCCCAGCAGCGCGGCCACACCGTCACCCTCTTCAATCGCGGCCGCACCAACCCCCACCTGTTCCCGGGCGTCGAGAAGCTCGTCGGCGACCGCAACGACGACCTCGCCGCGCTCGAAAATCGAGAGTTCGACGCCGTCATCGACAACTCCGCCAATATCCCACGCTGGGTCCGGCAGTCCTGCGACATCTTGCAAGGCAACATCGGGTCGTACCAATACGTCTCGTCGATCTCCGCCTACGCCGCGCACGACACCCCCGGCATGGACGAAGATTCACCCGTCGGCACACTCGACGACCCCACCCTCGAGCGTGTCACCGGCGCGACCTACGGCCCGCTCAAGGCCTACTGCGAACTAGCCGCACGCGACGCCTACCCTGACACGCACATCGTCGTCCGCCCCGGGCTCATCGTCGGCCCCGGCGACCCGACCGGCCGATTCACCTACTGGCCCGTCCGCATCGACCGCGGCGGCGAGACGATCGCGCCCGGGCACCCCGACGACCCGGTCCAGTTCATCGACGCGCGCGACCTCGCACGCTTCCAGGTCAAACTCGCCGAGGACGGCGCGACCGGCACGTACAACGCGACGGGCCCGAACACCGCGCTCAGCGTCGCCGAGATGCTCTACGGCATCCGCGCCGTCACGACGAGCGATGTCGACTTCACCTGGGTCGACGCCGACTTCCTCGCCCAGCACAACGTCAGCCCCTGGGGCAACCTCCCCGTCTGGGTCCCCCCGACCGACGGCATGGCCGGCTTCGGCAGCATCAGCATCCAGCGCGCGATCGACGCCGGCCTCAGGAGCCGACCCCTCGCCGATGTCGCGAGCGACACCCTGGCCTGGTTCAAACAACTCCCCGAAGAGCACCAACGCTTACGCGGCACCCTCACCGAGCAACGCGAACAAGAAGTCCTCGCGGCGTGGCACGCGCGATAG
- a CDS encoding prepilin-type N-terminal cleavage/methylation domain-containing protein produces MRKQSAFTLIELLVVISIIALLIAILLPALGAARAAARNSQCLSNTRQHATAAHAHAGDMKGQLPAAGQLSTGFTADRYRQFRANSVTFGPNSIPAPWTASLGGQYMDYDISLTSQAQMLADMSLLSKVSPFICPADNEVDVITQLAMVVPGGPSIGEGVLAGPSSYGHNEALLGFEGATDRVLGNFDMVHEPSSVMFTGDGEPRIDGGEWSTFFNRLDDNVLLDAWNTIGFGGTAGTNSVFVDNSNGKTNERHSRSGMNIAFADGHGGTISLESEDDMADVYLSKGLGRE; encoded by the coding sequence ATGCGAAAACAGTCTGCCTTTACCCTGATCGAACTCTTGGTCGTCATCTCGATCATCGCACTCCTGATCGCGATCTTGCTGCCGGCACTAGGCGCGGCACGCGCCGCGGCACGCAATTCCCAGTGCCTCTCCAATACGAGGCAGCACGCGACCGCTGCCCATGCACATGCGGGCGACATGAAAGGGCAGCTTCCTGCAGCAGGCCAGCTCAGTACCGGATTCACTGCAGACCGCTACAGGCAGTTCCGTGCCAACAGCGTCACGTTTGGGCCCAACTCGATCCCGGCCCCATGGACCGCTTCGCTCGGCGGGCAATACATGGATTACGACATCAGCCTGACCAGTCAGGCCCAGATGCTTGCTGACATGAGTCTGCTGTCAAAAGTCTCCCCGTTCATCTGCCCCGCAGACAACGAAGTAGACGTCATTACGCAACTCGCCATGGTTGTCCCCGGCGGGCCTTCGATCGGCGAGGGGGTGCTCGCCGGCCCAAGCAGCTACGGACACAACGAAGCCTTGCTTGGATTCGAGGGCGCAACCGACCGCGTCCTGGGCAACTTCGACATGGTCCACGAGCCATCCAGTGTCATGTTTACGGGCGATGGCGAGCCACGCATCGATGGGGGCGAATGGAGCACCTTCTTCAACCGGCTCGACGACAACGTCCTGCTCGACGCCTGGAACACGATCGGTTTCGGCGGCACAGCGGGCACCAACTCCGTCTTCGTTGATAACAGCAACGGCAAGACCAACGAACGCCACTCGCGCTCCGGTATGAACATTGCGTTCGCCGATGGTCATGGGGGGACGATCTCGTTGGAGAGCGAAGACGACATGGCCGATGTCTATCTGTCAAAGGGACTCGGGCGGGAGTAG
- a CDS encoding PEP-CTERM sorting domain-containing protein, producing the protein MKTQVVLTALTAAALFAGSANAALVFADDFSEADGTLIDGKAADVGGPWSETGGAQITGGIMDTTGGARTGFADFTNALGAGEVLTLTVDAAEASGNFFNGFAGVSLFIGGSERIFVGHPFNSGSWGVDGGAIGGPNTTGNTTEDNTAVFTYVYDTGAWTFSLSSGENLSGTAAANEAYDRLRFANGDNGDLAIDALSVDISNVPEPGSLALLGLGGLMIARRRRA; encoded by the coding sequence ATGAAGACCCAAGTTGTTTTGACCGCCCTGACCGCCGCCGCACTCTTCGCGGGCAGCGCCAACGCCGCCCTCGTTTTTGCAGACGACTTTAGCGAGGCGGATGGCACCCTGATCGACGGCAAGGCCGCCGACGTCGGCGGCCCGTGGTCGGAAACCGGCGGCGCGCAAATCACCGGCGGCATCATGGACACGACAGGCGGCGCGCGTACCGGTTTTGCAGACTTCACCAACGCCTTGGGGGCGGGGGAAGTCCTGACACTGACCGTCGACGCCGCGGAGGCAAGCGGCAACTTTTTCAACGGCTTCGCCGGGGTCAGCCTGTTCATCGGCGGCAGCGAGCGTATCTTCGTCGGCCACCCGTTTAACTCAGGCTCGTGGGGGGTGGACGGCGGCGCGATCGGTGGCCCCAACACCACCGGCAACACCACGGAAGACAACACCGCAGTCTTTACCTACGTCTACGACACCGGCGCATGGACCTTCTCGCTGAGCAGCGGCGAGAACCTCAGCGGCACCGCCGCAGCCAACGAGGCATACGACCGGCTGCGCTTTGCCAACGGCGACAACGGCGACTTGGCGATCGATGCCCTGTCGGTTGATATCAGCAATGTCCCCGAGCCCGGCTCGCTGGCGCTGCTCGGCCTGGGGGGCCTAATGATCGCCCGCCGCCGACGCGCCTGA
- a CDS encoding sigma-70 family RNA polymerase sigma factor encodes MPPSPSPSQFTEQWMRSRHVANSFVRSMVRDEYAAEDVLQKVAIAAATHFEQYDPGRPFAGWLIGIAKRQVAQHYREQGRDRHTFDDTLVGQIADAHEEVADELSDRMSALNACMGKLNKRGQEIIDLRYQQNLKPAKIADRVGTSATAITSLLHRLRTTLRDCIERQLKQMEGNR; translated from the coding sequence ATGCCGCCAAGCCCCAGCCCCAGCCAGTTCACCGAGCAATGGATGCGGTCACGCCACGTGGCCAACTCGTTCGTGCGCAGCATGGTCCGCGACGAGTACGCCGCCGAGGACGTCCTGCAGAAGGTCGCGATCGCCGCGGCGACCCACTTCGAGCAGTACGACCCCGGCCGCCCGTTCGCCGGCTGGCTCATCGGGATCGCCAAGCGGCAGGTCGCCCAGCACTACCGCGAGCAGGGCCGTGACCGCCACACTTTCGACGACACCCTGGTCGGCCAGATCGCGGACGCCCACGAAGAAGTCGCCGACGAGTTGTCCGACCGCATGTCGGCCCTGAACGCCTGCATGGGCAAGCTCAACAAGCGTGGCCAGGAGATCATCGACCTGCGCTACCAGCAGAACCTCAAGCCCGCCAAAATCGCCGACCGCGTGGGCACCTCGGCCACCGCGATCACGTCTCTTCTGCACCGCCTGCGCACAACGCTTCGCGACTGCATCGAGCGACAGCTCAAGCAGATGGAGGGCAATCGATGA
- a CDS encoding type II secretion system protein: MQRRRAFTLIELLVVISIIALMIAILLPALGAAKVGAQRTKCASNLKQLGIAGNAAATDHKGIWPERRGLLLTSTHGNEAHRVAPWSTPFDSRDLWVDYLDDYTIEHGSDFMYCPSMDWNPENSWPFTEGSDPVYMWGYYYLAHVPDDWRWGGTLPPPRTLEDDPGTVLWTDLTLGSTETSNWFIVPHAKGSSNGGLQPEGTNSARVDGSVAWANVPSGDHILTDDDEVEYSVRHGANPGNLQARPN; encoded by the coding sequence ATGCAGCGCCGACGCGCCTTTACCCTGATCGAGCTTCTAGTGGTCATCTCGATCATCGCGCTCATGATCGCCATCCTCCTTCCGGCGTTAGGGGCGGCCAAAGTCGGGGCCCAGCGGACCAAGTGCGCTTCGAACCTCAAGCAGCTAGGGATCGCCGGGAACGCCGCAGCCACAGACCACAAGGGCATCTGGCCCGAACGCCGGGGCCTGCTCCTGACGAGCACCCACGGCAACGAGGCACACCGCGTCGCGCCGTGGTCGACCCCGTTCGATTCACGCGACCTCTGGGTGGACTACCTCGACGACTACACGATCGAGCACGGCTCAGATTTCATGTACTGCCCGTCGATGGACTGGAACCCCGAGAACTCCTGGCCCTTCACCGAGGGCTCCGATCCCGTCTATATGTGGGGCTACTACTACCTGGCGCATGTGCCCGACGACTGGCGCTGGGGCGGGACGCTGCCCCCGCCTCGGACCCTCGAGGACGACCCCGGCACCGTGCTGTGGACCGACCTCACGCTGGGCAGCACCGAGACGTCCAACTGGTTCATCGTGCCACACGCCAAAGGCAGCAGCAACGGCGGCCTACAGCCCGAAGGAACCAACTCGGCACGCGTCGACGGCTCCGTCGCCTGGGCCAATGTACCCTCCGGCGACCACATCCTCACCGACGACGACGAGGTCGAATACAGCGTCCGCCACGGCGCCAACCCCGGCAACCTCCAGGCCCGCCCGAACTAA
- a CDS encoding GDSL-type esterase/lipase family protein, translating to MKIFAPALVLCSLSALALADVADLRGSLDTHLNDATGDGNTARLIGDTTTLWHSVDSPVDVDLNGFEFTLNTGDGNKQTYTGTFTGPGTLRVVGRSDAAWWPSADIWLGGNTANTMTGVHLVRGSINLGKADGVDALAGPITLGSDDPDHRAVLAWRSDHQVNDNSSITTGASTFALHMLGHSDTFGALAIDGRGDLDLGEGNSQVHFADSSQQAWGAGDTLLIRNWAGADSHTVAFGSDHTGLTQAQVASVGFIDPKGWDPGLYRAAIGADGSLTPDARVEPVDPPFDVSPDARAAREALYNVAGRENLTAADTPLTAGTTLSVFGDSITWQDNYLTLIRTALADGEGTQGLGIRVINRGINGGGVVQVRDGSPDAGFPGNTAQAGFADVIAEDGADIAIVFIGVNDVWWRGTTREAFRTGLQDLADQADAAGVALVFAAPTVHFEKPDGSNGDDAKLDAYTQIMREVADANDAAFVDLRAAYIAYAMNHNAELQLDGSLMFKDSGILTYDGVHPNARGNELLADLISQALVEALSAPAEPNPLGLLDPDSATFTIRPNPPEPASSFALFPRVAGRGF from the coding sequence ATGAAAATCTTCGCACCTGCGCTTGTCCTGTGTTCGCTGTCGGCCCTCGCCTTGGCCGACGTCGCTGACCTGCGCGGCAGCTTAGACACCCACCTCAACGATGCCACGGGCGATGGCAACACCGCCCGGCTCATCGGCGACACCACAACCCTCTGGCACAGCGTCGACTCCCCCGTCGATGTCGACCTCAACGGCTTCGAGTTCACCCTCAACACCGGCGACGGCAACAAGCAGACCTACACCGGCACATTCACCGGGCCGGGCACACTCCGCGTCGTCGGCCGATCCGACGCAGCGTGGTGGCCATCCGCCGACATCTGGCTCGGCGGCAACACCGCGAACACGATGACCGGCGTCCACCTCGTGCGGGGCTCGATCAACCTCGGCAAGGCCGACGGCGTCGATGCGTTGGCCGGTCCGATCACGCTGGGCAGCGACGACCCCGACCACCGGGCCGTGCTCGCCTGGCGCAGCGACCACCAGGTCAACGACAACTCATCCATCACCACCGGCGCATCGACCTTCGCGCTCCACATGCTCGGCCACAGCGACACTTTCGGAGCACTCGCGATCGACGGCCGGGGCGATCTCGACCTGGGCGAAGGCAACAGCCAAGTCCACTTCGCCGACAGCAGCCAGCAGGCGTGGGGTGCGGGCGACACGCTGCTCATCCGAAATTGGGCGGGTGCCGACAGCCACACCGTCGCATTCGGCTCCGACCACACGGGCCTGACCCAGGCGCAGGTCGCGAGCGTCGGGTTCATCGATCCCAAGGGCTGGGACCCGGGTCTCTACCGCGCCGCAATCGGCGCGGACGGCTCTCTCACGCCCGACGCGCGGGTCGAGCCGGTTGATCCGCCTTTCGATGTCTCGCCCGATGCACGCGCCGCGCGTGAGGCGTTGTACAACGTCGCGGGCCGAGAGAATCTCACGGCCGCCGACACCCCGCTCACCGCCGGCACGACCCTCAGCGTGTTCGGCGACTCGATCACCTGGCAGGACAACTACCTGACGCTGATCCGCACCGCGCTGGCCGACGGCGAAGGCACGCAGGGCCTCGGCATCCGGGTCATTAATCGCGGCATCAACGGCGGCGGCGTGGTACAGGTCCGTGATGGCTCGCCCGACGCGGGGTTCCCGGGCAACACCGCGCAGGCCGGCTTCGCCGACGTCATCGCCGAGGACGGCGCCGACATCGCCATCGTATTCATCGGTGTCAACGATGTTTGGTGGCGTGGCACGACGCGTGAGGCGTTCCGCACCGGGCTCCAGGACCTCGCCGACCAGGCCGACGCCGCGGGGGTCGCACTGGTCTTCGCTGCGCCGACAGTCCACTTCGAGAAGCCCGACGGCAGTAACGGCGACGACGCGAAACTAGACGCTTACACCCAGATCATGCGCGAGGTCGCCGACGCAAATGACGCGGCCTTCGTCGATCTCCGTGCGGCCTACATCGCCTACGCGATGAACCACAACGCCGAACTGCAACTCGATGGTTCGTTGATGTTCAAGGACTCGGGCATCCTGACCTACGACGGTGTCCACCCCAATGCCCGGGGCAACGAGCTGCTCGCCGACCTCATCAGCCAGGCCCTCGTCGAGGCCTTGTCTGCCCCCGCCGAACCCAACCCGCTGGGGCTGCTGGATCCCGACTCGGCCACCTTCACGATTCGCCCAAATCCGCCTGAACCTGCTTCCTCCTTTGCCCTTTTCCCGCGTGTTGCGGGAAGAGGGTTTTGA
- a CDS encoding PEP-CTERM sorting domain-containing protein, which translates to MFGHKTLALATLGLVSTLTAGTASADHIIGWNMVGQQGIALGAGDTAGAPGWEQANWNNHSSSGQGPGSVPLNDLVNSAGGATDVDVVSWSQSTNNSWSYFESATPDQTLLADFADTDPVITFANVNDHAADGYTVIVYYGNNEWNFNGGGTLDVNGSTQTIASNDAFSATGYVLNDGSNQSNYAVFTGISGDTLTVSLDAAGNDGISAIQIVDIPEPGSLALLGLGGLLIVRRRRA; encoded by the coding sequence ATGTTTGGACACAAGACACTCGCACTCGCCACCCTCGGCCTCGTCTCGACCCTCACCGCCGGTACCGCGTCGGCCGACCACATCATCGGCTGGAACATGGTCGGCCAGCAGGGCATCGCACTCGGCGCAGGCGACACCGCCGGCGCACCGGGCTGGGAGCAGGCGAACTGGAACAACCACAGCAGCAGCGGACAGGGCCCGGGCAGCGTCCCCCTCAATGACCTGGTCAACAGCGCGGGCGGTGCGACCGATGTCGATGTCGTCTCGTGGTCGCAGAGCACCAACAACAGCTGGTCCTACTTCGAGAGCGCCACCCCGGACCAGACCCTGCTCGCCGACTTCGCCGACACCGACCCGGTCATCACCTTCGCAAACGTCAACGACCACGCCGCAGACGGCTACACCGTCATCGTGTACTACGGCAACAACGAGTGGAACTTTAACGGCGGCGGCACGCTCGACGTCAACGGCAGCACGCAGACCATCGCCTCGAACGACGCGTTCTCCGCGACCGGCTACGTCCTCAACGACGGCTCGAACCAGTCCAACTACGCGGTGTTCACCGGCATCTCCGGCGACACGCTGACCGTCTCGCTCGACGCCGCCGGAAACGACGGCATCAGCGCCATCCAGATCGTCGACATCCCCGAACCCGGCTCGCTCGCGCTGCTCGGTCTGGGCGGCCTCCTGATCGTCCGACGACGACGCGCCTAA